A section of the Pseudomonas lini genome encodes:
- a CDS encoding ABC transporter substrate-binding protein has translation MRSRHLKLLAAATLTACTLASGIAQAAGVLTIGCREESTTFDPIKSAQNRDTWVFSNVYDTLIRVDKAGSKMEPGLAESWKVSDDGLTYTFKMRAAKFSDGSPITAEDAAFSLLRTRDNKASLWSDAYKLIDTAKAADPRTLVVTLTAPSVPFLSQLASPTVSVLSQKAMTRMGEDAYAQEPVVSGAFFVKEWLRGDRVKLEKNPNFWQADKVSLDGVEWISIPDDNTRMLKVQAGELDSAIFVPFSRVDALRKDPNLTIHSDPSTREDHLLINHEHGLLSKPEVRQALDMAINKKSVVDTVTFGKGQEAYSYIPKGSLYHYADNLKRPFDPAKAKQMLIDAGAAGMKLNYVVNAGNEADEQIAVLVQQQLAAVGVTANLQKVDPTQSWQMLVDGDYDLSVMYWTNDILDPDQKTTFVLGHDTNMNYMTRYKNDKVKNLVSAARIEADPIKREQMYVDLQKVAKQDVNWIDLYYSPYINISRKNIENFQQNPLGRFSLEETVKN, from the coding sequence ATGAGATCCAGGCATTTGAAATTGCTTGCCGCAGCCACATTGACCGCTTGCACCCTTGCCAGCGGCATTGCACAAGCGGCCGGTGTACTCACCATCGGTTGCCGTGAAGAAAGCACCACGTTCGACCCGATCAAGAGCGCGCAAAACCGCGATACCTGGGTGTTTTCCAATGTCTACGACACACTGATCCGCGTCGACAAGGCCGGCAGTAAAATGGAACCCGGCCTGGCTGAAAGCTGGAAAGTCTCCGACGATGGCCTGACCTACACGTTCAAAATGCGCGCGGCGAAATTCTCCGACGGCTCGCCAATCACGGCCGAGGATGCGGCATTCAGTCTGTTGCGCACTCGCGATAACAAGGCCTCGCTATGGAGCGATGCCTACAAACTGATCGACACGGCGAAAGCGGCCGATCCGCGCACCCTGGTGGTCACCCTGACCGCTCCGTCGGTACCTTTCCTCTCGCAACTGGCTTCGCCGACCGTATCGGTTCTCTCGCAGAAAGCCATGACCCGCATGGGCGAAGATGCCTATGCTCAGGAGCCTGTGGTCTCCGGGGCATTTTTTGTCAAAGAGTGGCTGCGCGGCGACCGCGTGAAGCTGGAGAAGAACCCGAATTTCTGGCAGGCCGACAAGGTGAGCCTGGATGGCGTGGAGTGGATTTCCATCCCGGATGACAATACCCGGATGCTCAAGGTGCAGGCAGGCGAGCTGGACTCGGCGATTTTCGTACCGTTTTCGCGCGTCGATGCGTTGCGCAAGGACCCCAACCTGACCATCCACTCCGACCCTTCCACTCGGGAAGATCACCTGCTGATCAACCATGAGCACGGGCTGCTGAGCAAGCCTGAAGTCCGTCAGGCACTGGACATGGCTATCAACAAAAAGTCGGTGGTCGATACCGTCACCTTCGGCAAGGGCCAGGAGGCTTACTCCTACATCCCCAAGGGCTCGCTTTACCATTACGCCGACAACCTGAAGCGTCCGTTTGACCCGGCCAAAGCCAAGCAGATGCTGATCGATGCCGGCGCAGCGGGCATGAAGTTGAATTACGTGGTCAACGCCGGTAACGAAGCGGATGAGCAGATTGCCGTGCTGGTTCAACAGCAACTGGCGGCCGTCGGTGTGACCGCAAACCTGCAAAAGGTCGACCCGACCCAGAGCTGGCAGATGCTGGTCGACGGTGACTACGACCTGTCCGTGATGTACTGGACCAACGACATCCTCGACCCGGACCAGAAGACCACCTTCGTGTTGGGCCACGACACCAACATGAACTACATGACCCGCTACAAGAACGACAAGGTCAAGAATCTGGTGTCGGCTGCCCGAATCGAAGCGGACCCGATCAAGCGTGAACAGATGTACGTCGATTTACAGAAAGTCGCCAAACAGGACGTCAATTGGATCGACCTGTATTACAGCCCGTACATCAATATTTCGCGCAAGAACATCGAAAACTTCCAGCAGAATCCACTGGGGCGTTTCTCTCTTGAGGAAACGGTGAAGAACTAA
- a CDS encoding proline iminopeptidase-family hydrolase, with amino-acid sequence MWREIEPDQQYNVEVDGHNLVVYSFGEGDEVLLCLNGGPGLPCDYLRDAHGWLKDKGLRVVAFDQLGTGASDRPEDPSLWDITRYVAEVETVRQALDLGRVHLLGHSWGGWLAIEYAIHHPHALKTLILENTVGDIPHLSQELERLRGALGSETVAMMQRHEAMGTLDHPQYQAAITLLNYRHVCRLDEWPAPVTRSLGDWNMGPYTTMQGPNEFLYVGNLKNWNRLQEMADFSMPVLITTGQHDELTPACAMRMKMALKDAALHVFPNSSHMPFYEEPHAYFPVLLDFLQRHRG; translated from the coding sequence ATGTGGCGTGAAATCGAACCGGATCAGCAATATAACGTCGAAGTCGACGGCCACAATCTGGTGGTTTACAGCTTTGGCGAGGGCGATGAGGTCCTGCTGTGCCTCAATGGAGGCCCGGGCCTTCCCTGCGATTATCTGCGTGACGCCCATGGCTGGCTCAAGGACAAGGGGTTGCGCGTTGTCGCCTTCGACCAACTCGGCACCGGCGCGTCCGACCGGCCCGAAGACCCGTCCCTGTGGGACATCACCCGTTATGTCGCTGAGGTGGAAACCGTCCGTCAGGCTCTCGACCTGGGCCGGGTGCACTTGCTGGGGCACTCCTGGGGCGGTTGGCTGGCGATCGAATACGCCATTCACCACCCTCACGCGCTTAAAACCCTGATTCTGGAAAACACCGTAGGCGATATCCCGCACCTGTCTCAGGAACTGGAGCGTCTGCGTGGCGCGCTGGGCAGTGAAACCGTGGCCATGATGCAACGCCATGAAGCCATGGGCACCCTCGATCACCCGCAATACCAAGCAGCGATCACCCTCCTCAACTATCGCCACGTCTGCCGCCTGGACGAGTGGCCGGCACCGGTCACGCGCTCTCTGGGCGACTGGAACATGGGACCCTACACAACCATGCAGGGGCCGAATGAGTTTCTCTACGTCGGCAACCTGAAAAACTGGAATCGTCTGCAGGAAATGGCCGATTTCAGCATGCCGGTATTGATTACCACCGGCCAGCACGACGAACTCACACCGGCCTGTGCAATGCGCATGAAAATGGCGCTCAAGGATGCGGCACTGCATGTGTTCCCCAACAGCAGCCATATGCCCTTCTACGAAGAACCTCACGCCTACTTTCCGGTGTTGCTGGATTTCCTCCAGCGGCACCGAGGTTAG
- a CDS encoding ABC transporter permease: MNLSRYRFFLSRPLQLLPVLFGISLITFVLVRSIPGDPARALLGSRSTPEGLIRIRAQFGLDQPLRMQYFYFLKNLFNGDLGQSLLYKVDALKLISTRIEPTLFLVLGSVLLAMLIAVPLATVAARNKGGWGDNLIRLFTTAGLGMPAFWLGIMLILLFSVQLGWFPVSGYGRNWLDKLHHMVLPCLTIALALSAVLVRNLRASMLMELQADHVTAARARGLSEEAVFRRHVLPNSLVPAVNLLAVNIGWLISGTVVIESLFAIPGIGQLLVRGIFTRDYMVVQGVAMVLACATVAVNFLADVVTVAIDPRVNIR; this comes from the coding sequence ATGAATCTGTCGCGTTACCGTTTCTTCCTGTCACGCCCCCTGCAACTGCTGCCGGTGCTGTTCGGCATCAGCCTCATCACATTTGTGCTGGTGCGTTCGATTCCCGGCGACCCGGCGCGCGCCCTGCTCGGTTCGCGCAGTACGCCGGAGGGGCTGATCAGGATTCGCGCTCAATTCGGCCTCGATCAGCCGCTGCGGATGCAGTACTTCTACTTTCTGAAAAACCTGTTCAACGGCGACCTCGGCCAGTCATTGCTGTACAAGGTCGACGCCTTGAAGCTGATCAGCACACGCATCGAGCCCACACTGTTTCTGGTGCTTGGCAGCGTGCTGCTGGCGATGTTGATCGCGGTGCCGCTCGCCACCGTTGCAGCCCGTAACAAGGGCGGCTGGGGCGACAACCTGATCCGCCTGTTCACCACCGCCGGGCTCGGCATGCCGGCGTTCTGGCTGGGGATCATGTTGATCCTGCTTTTCAGTGTGCAACTGGGCTGGTTCCCGGTTTCCGGCTACGGCCGCAACTGGCTGGACAAACTGCACCACATGGTCCTGCCCTGCCTGACCATTGCCCTGGCGTTATCGGCGGTGTTGGTACGCAATCTGCGGGCGAGCATGCTGATGGAATTGCAAGCCGACCACGTCACGGCGGCCCGGGCTCGCGGCTTGTCTGAAGAGGCGGTGTTTCGACGCCATGTGCTGCCCAACTCGCTGGTACCCGCGGTCAATTTGCTGGCGGTGAACATCGGTTGGCTGATCAGCGGCACCGTGGTCATCGAGAGTCTGTTCGCTATTCCCGGGATCGGCCAGTTGTTGGTCCGAGGCATCTTTACCCGGGACTATATGGTGGTCCAGGGCGTGGCAATGGTGCTGGCCTGCGCCACCGTGGCGGTCAACTTTCTCGCCGATGTGGTGACTGTAGCCATCGATCCTCGCGTGAACATCCGATGA
- a CDS encoding fimbria/pilus outer membrane usher protein translates to MSQDRARSIKRPLWAAIGMCCLVFAQHGLAGDLPPAPSGMEAIVDAQLFLELVVNQMNTGRVVAVEQRGGRFFVPVAVLREIGMKLPQNLGAEVALDSLQGLQSDYDSQGQRLLLTVPPDWLPEQFVVSHEAYPRTAALSSFGALLNYDLYLNDTDDSGTYLAAWNEVRLFDSWGTLSNTGQYRRTISGISNGTLNNGYRRYDTTWRYSDDERLLTYEAGDLVSGALPWSSSVRLGGVQVSRDFGVRPDLVTYPLPQFAGEAAVPSSVDLFINGYKSSSAELQPGPYTLTNIPFINGAGEAVVVTTDALGRQVSTTVPFYVTSNLLQKGLMDFSVAAGSLRRDFGIRDFGYGPGVTSGSLRYGLNDSLTLETHAEASDALSLGGVGGNLRLSNFGVLNTAVSQSRFDGNSGQQVSLGYQYSSQHYSVSYQRMQRRDQYADLTVVDSPYLSLSQRSEQLTLSVSLNGCGSLGAGYFDVRAADDSRTRLLNLTWSKPLWRNTSFYVSANREIGDSDWAMQAQLVIPFDLRGTLSMSGERSKSGVSRQRVNYSRAVPSAGGVGFNLGYAHDEGPDYRQADLTWRLQSVQLQAGVYGSSDAETRWADASGSLVWMDHQVFVANRIDDAFVVVSTGGFADIPVRYENQRVGQTDKNGHLLVPWSSAYYRGKYEIDPLNLPTNVQSSNVEQRVAVRRGSGYLLEFPLSRIIAASVVLVDAQQHELPLGSRVRHEQSGTHAVVGWDGLVYLENLEAHNSLQVSLADGRTCQAQFTLDMQQDQVPLIGPLLCQ, encoded by the coding sequence ATGAGCCAGGATCGGGCTCGCAGCATCAAGCGTCCGCTGTGGGCCGCGATTGGAATGTGCTGTCTGGTATTCGCCCAGCACGGTCTGGCGGGAGACCTGCCGCCAGCTCCCAGCGGCATGGAGGCGATTGTCGACGCGCAATTGTTTCTGGAACTGGTCGTCAACCAAATGAATACCGGGCGTGTGGTGGCGGTAGAGCAGCGCGGCGGGCGCTTCTTTGTGCCGGTCGCGGTGTTACGTGAAATCGGAATGAAGTTGCCGCAAAACCTTGGCGCCGAGGTCGCCCTCGACAGTCTGCAAGGTCTGCAAAGCGACTATGACAGTCAGGGGCAGCGGCTGTTGTTGACCGTCCCGCCGGACTGGTTGCCGGAGCAGTTTGTCGTCAGCCATGAGGCGTATCCGCGTACCGCGGCATTGAGCAGTTTCGGCGCCTTACTCAACTACGACCTGTACCTCAACGACACCGATGACAGCGGCACCTACCTCGCGGCCTGGAACGAGGTGCGGCTATTCGACAGTTGGGGCACGTTGTCCAACACCGGGCAATACCGACGCACGATTTCCGGAATCAGCAACGGCACACTGAACAATGGTTATCGGCGTTACGACACCACCTGGCGTTACTCCGATGATGAACGTCTGCTGACTTACGAGGCGGGCGATCTGGTCAGCGGCGCCTTGCCCTGGAGCAGTTCGGTGCGCCTGGGCGGTGTGCAAGTGTCGCGCGATTTCGGCGTGCGCCCGGACCTGGTGACCTACCCGTTGCCGCAGTTCGCCGGGGAAGCGGCGGTACCGTCATCGGTCGACCTGTTCATCAACGGCTACAAGTCCAGCAGCGCCGAGTTGCAGCCCGGCCCCTACACGCTGACCAACATTCCGTTCATCAACGGTGCGGGCGAAGCGGTGGTGGTCACTACCGATGCCCTCGGCCGACAGGTCTCGACCACCGTGCCGTTCTATGTCACCAGCAACCTGTTGCAAAAAGGCCTGATGGACTTCTCGGTGGCCGCCGGTAGCCTGCGCCGTGACTTCGGGATTCGCGATTTCGGTTACGGTCCGGGTGTGACCTCCGGCAGTCTGCGTTATGGTCTGAACGACAGTCTGACCCTCGAAACCCACGCCGAAGCCTCAGACGCGCTGTCCCTGGGTGGCGTTGGCGGCAACCTGCGTCTGAGCAATTTCGGTGTGCTCAACACGGCGGTCAGTCAAAGCCGGTTCGACGGCAATAGCGGTCAGCAAGTCAGCCTCGGTTATCAATACAGCAGCCAGCACTACAGCGTTTCTTATCAGCGTATGCAACGTCGCGACCAGTACGCCGACCTGACCGTTGTCGACAGCCCTTATCTCAGCCTCAGCCAGCGTAGCGAGCAGTTGACCCTGAGTGTCAGTCTCAACGGCTGCGGTAGCCTCGGCGCGGGCTATTTCGATGTGCGGGCGGCGGATGATTCGCGCACCCGGTTACTCAATCTGACCTGGAGCAAGCCACTGTGGCGCAATACCAGTTTTTACGTGTCGGCCAATCGCGAGATCGGCGATAGCGACTGGGCGATGCAGGCGCAACTGGTCATCCCGTTCGACCTGCGTGGCACCCTGAGTATGAGTGGCGAGCGCAGCAAGAGTGGCGTAAGCCGCCAGCGCGTCAATTACAGTCGTGCTGTGCCCAGCGCAGGCGGCGTGGGCTTCAACCTCGGTTATGCCCACGACGAAGGCCCGGATTATCGTCAGGCCGACCTGACCTGGCGCCTGCAATCGGTGCAACTGCAGGCTGGGGTTTATGGCAGCAGTGATGCCGAAACCCGTTGGGCCGATGCCAGCGGTTCGCTGGTGTGGATGGACCACCAGGTATTCGTCGCCAATCGTATCGATGATGCCTTTGTCGTGGTCAGCACTGGTGGCTTCGCTGATATTCCGGTGCGTTACGAGAATCAACGGGTAGGCCAGACGGATAAAAACGGTCATCTGCTGGTGCCTTGGAGCAGCGCCTATTACCGCGGCAAATATGAAATCGATCCGCTGAACCTGCCGACCAATGTGCAAAGCTCGAATGTTGAACAACGGGTGGCGGTGCGCCGTGGCAGTGGTTACCTGCTGGAGTTTCCTCTGAGCCGGATCATTGCCGCGAGTGTTGTGTTGGTGGACGCGCAGCAGCACGAACTGCCCTTGGGCAGCCGAGTACGGCACGAGCAGAGCGGGACGCACGCAGTGGTCGGTTGGGACGGGCTGGTCTATCTGGAAAACCTGGAAGCGCATAACAGTTTGCAGGTGTCCCTGGCCGATGGCCGGACTTGCCAGGCGCAGTTCACACTGGACATGCAACAGGACCAGGTGCCATTGATCGGGCCGCTGCTGTGTCAATGA
- a CDS encoding spore coat protein U domain-containing protein, translated as MAIFLPCQAYALCEVASTSPAGFGSLSSIAVRTTLQNSSTPHAGLSCTGSLASSLVSDDHFYATITSATAGAVGPTSDVIGYTLFANNSSSYPITRGVAFDFARHSIIDALGLLSNPAVSKAAPIYLNTIIGSNVVAGIYSETLNIFWSWDYCHDYGGGGSCQGRDINSGSTSLTVNMTVDNDCTITAPNISFGSASAISSFATVTGQTINLACTKGSAYTVGLDDGQHADGVGGRRRMISGSNYLAYDLFKSAGTTRWGSVGTARRASSDAEVNPGNGLGTGSQIFNYNAKIYIDQSTPPPGIYLDSVVLDVGF; from the coding sequence ATGGCGATTTTTCTGCCGTGTCAGGCCTATGCCTTGTGCGAAGTAGCCAGTACTTCACCGGCCGGTTTTGGCTCGCTAAGTTCGATCGCGGTGCGCACCACTTTGCAAAACAGTTCCACCCCCCATGCCGGGTTGAGTTGCACCGGTTCGTTGGCGTCGTCATTGGTCAGCGATGATCATTTTTACGCCACCATTACGTCGGCCACAGCAGGAGCGGTCGGGCCCACCAGTGATGTGATTGGTTACACGCTGTTTGCCAACAACAGCTCAAGCTATCCGATTACTCGCGGCGTAGCGTTCGACTTTGCCCGACACTCGATCATCGATGCTCTCGGCCTGCTTTCCAATCCAGCGGTTTCCAAGGCGGCACCGATCTATCTGAATACGATTATCGGCAGCAACGTAGTGGCCGGTATCTACTCTGAAACCCTGAACATTTTCTGGAGCTGGGATTATTGCCATGACTACGGTGGCGGCGGCAGTTGTCAGGGGCGAGACATCAACAGCGGTTCCACCAGCCTGACTGTAAATATGACCGTGGACAACGACTGCACGATCACTGCGCCGAACATCAGTTTTGGCAGCGCCTCGGCAATCAGCTCCTTCGCCACCGTCACTGGCCAGACAATCAACCTGGCCTGTACCAAGGGCAGTGCCTACACGGTGGGACTGGATGACGGGCAGCATGCTGACGGTGTGGGCGGGCGCAGGCGGATGATCTCGGGCAGCAATTACCTCGCTTATGACCTCTTCAAGAGCGCCGGAACCACCCGTTGGGGCAGCGTCGGCACAGCACGTCGTGCGAGTTCCGATGCCGAGGTCAACCCCGGAAACGGCCTGGGCACTGGCAGTCAGATCTTCAACTACAACGCCAAAATCTACATAGACCAGAGCACGCCGCCACCGGGAATCTATCTGGACAGTGTGGTGCTGGATGTGGGGTTTTAG
- a CDS encoding ABC transporter ATP-binding protein → MTLLEVKDLQVRFAAPGTGLLGMNRQWLTAVNGVSLTLSAGETLGLVGESGSGKSSLGRAILHLNEIYAGQVLFDGVDMAHAGKIDIERLRHETAMVFQDPYAALNPRLSIGQTLAEVLRIQRKVPEPLIAARVDELLTLVGLRPELAARKPHALSGGQCQRVGIARALAVEPRLIVADECVAALDVSIQGQIINLLLELRQRMNLAIVFIAHDLAIVRRLCDRVAVMYLGKIVEEGPVEEVFRSPRHPYTAALIQSIPQIDPARALPVDPLPGEPPSPLQLPSGCAFHPRCRYVRPTCSQVAPPTRQLDARRYDCVLEEPLF, encoded by the coding sequence ATGACCCTGCTCGAGGTCAAGGATCTGCAGGTGCGCTTCGCCGCTCCAGGCACGGGTCTGCTGGGCATGAACCGGCAATGGCTGACCGCGGTCAACGGCGTTTCGCTGACCCTCTCGGCCGGAGAAACACTGGGGCTGGTCGGCGAGTCGGGCAGTGGCAAAAGCAGCCTGGGACGGGCGATCCTGCACCTTAACGAGATTTACGCCGGACAGGTGCTGTTCGACGGCGTCGACATGGCCCACGCAGGGAAGATTGACATCGAGCGGCTGCGTCATGAAACGGCGATGGTTTTTCAAGACCCTTACGCCGCTCTCAACCCACGCCTTAGCATCGGCCAGACCCTGGCGGAAGTGCTCCGGATACAACGCAAAGTGCCGGAACCGCTGATTGCCGCCCGAGTCGATGAACTGCTGACTTTGGTCGGTCTGCGCCCCGAGTTAGCCGCCCGCAAACCGCACGCCTTGAGTGGCGGCCAATGCCAGCGTGTCGGGATCGCCCGTGCGCTGGCCGTGGAGCCGCGCCTGATCGTCGCCGATGAATGCGTGGCCGCGCTGGACGTGTCCATCCAGGGGCAGATCATCAATCTGCTGCTGGAGCTGCGCCAGCGCATGAACCTGGCGATCGTGTTCATCGCCCATGATCTGGCGATCGTTCGCCGGCTCTGTGATCGGGTGGCGGTGATGTACCTGGGCAAGATCGTCGAAGAAGGCCCCGTGGAGGAAGTATTTCGCTCCCCGCGACATCCTTATACCGCCGCACTGATCCAGTCGATTCCGCAAATCGACCCGGCCCGGGCGCTACCCGTCGACCCTTTGCCCGGTGAACCGCCCAGTCCTTTGCAGCTTCCATCCGGCTGCGCTTTTCACCCGCGCTGTCGCTACGTTCGTCCCACTTGTAGCCAAGTGGCGCCCCCTACCCGTCAACTCGACGCTCGCCGTTACGACTGCGTGCTCGAGGAGCCTCTGTTTTAA
- a CDS encoding ABC transporter ATP-binding protein, whose amino-acid sequence MSAPVLKVEDLSVIARKGEHEVTLVDRLSFDLAEGEVLGLVGESGSGKTMACRGLMRLLPSPNLRVEGTTVQLAGENLLHLDEAGMRRMRGRQLGMIFQNPSSHLDPLMRIGEQIGEGIRLHQGASKREARAQAIDVLRQVGIPDPQRRIDSYPHEFSGGMRQRAMIAVALGCNPNVLIADEPTTALDVTVQAQILRLLLDLRDQRGLSIIMITHDLGVVAQTCDSIAVMYAGRLCEHGNKHQVLAHPRHPYTAGLIDCQPATSHGHALLKTIAGQPPLLDALPQGCRFNPRCQQTGSPCTSLMPSLQPVSHGHRIACHFPLAVGDRA is encoded by the coding sequence ATGAGTGCGCCTGTGCTGAAGGTCGAAGATCTCAGCGTCATCGCCCGTAAGGGTGAGCACGAGGTGACCCTGGTGGATCGCCTGTCCTTTGACCTGGCCGAGGGTGAAGTGCTCGGACTGGTGGGGGAAAGCGGCTCCGGCAAGACCATGGCTTGTCGCGGTTTGATGCGGCTGCTGCCGTCGCCGAACCTGCGAGTCGAAGGCACCACCGTGCAGTTGGCCGGAGAAAATCTGTTGCACCTGGACGAGGCCGGCATGCGCCGCATGCGTGGGCGTCAGCTGGGAATGATTTTCCAGAACCCCAGCAGCCATCTCGACCCGTTGATGCGCATCGGCGAGCAGATTGGCGAAGGTATTCGTCTGCACCAAGGCGCCAGCAAGCGTGAAGCCCGCGCCCAGGCCATCGACGTACTGCGGCAAGTGGGCATTCCCGATCCGCAGCGGCGGATTGACAGTTATCCTCACGAATTTTCCGGCGGCATGCGCCAGCGAGCGATGATCGCCGTGGCCCTGGGTTGCAACCCGAACGTGCTGATCGCCGACGAACCGACCACCGCCCTCGACGTCACGGTGCAAGCGCAGATCCTGCGCCTGCTGCTCGATCTGCGCGACCAGCGTGGCCTGTCGATCATCATGATCACCCATGATCTGGGCGTCGTTGCCCAGACCTGCGACTCGATTGCCGTGATGTACGCCGGACGCTTGTGCGAGCACGGCAACAAACACCAGGTGCTGGCCCATCCACGCCACCCTTACACCGCTGGGTTGATCGACTGCCAGCCAGCCACCAGTCACGGTCACGCCTTGCTCAAAACCATCGCCGGGCAACCGCCCCTGCTCGATGCCCTGCCCCAGGGGTGTCGCTTCAATCCGCGCTGCCAGCAAACCGGCAGCCCATGCACATCACTGATGCCGAGTTTGCAGCCCGTCAGCCATGGGCACCGCATCGCTTGCCATTTCCCCTTGGCCGTCGGAGACCGCGCATGA
- a CDS encoding ABC transporter permease produces the protein MSSQATTAPRLNLRLGLRNPRLAMGFGLAILLGWLLLAIFAPWIAPFDPIAQNTDIRLLAPHLAHPFGTDNFGRDVLSRVIWSARIDLQLAVIGVIFPFLIGTCVGALSGYIGGRFDTFCMRLIDIILAFPFLVLMLAIMAILGPGLMSFYIAMALVGWVSYARLIRSQVLILKESDFALAAKSLGFGHGRILFRHLLPNAMFGSIVFSMSDAVLVLLNGAAVSYLGLGVQPPTAEWGTMVAEGQSFITSAWWICTFPGLAIVTLAMGFSLLADAVAEHLGERS, from the coding sequence ATGAGCAGTCAGGCAACGACTGCCCCCCGACTGAACCTGCGCCTGGGTTTGCGCAACCCTCGATTGGCCATGGGATTTGGCCTGGCAATCCTGCTCGGCTGGCTGCTGCTGGCGATCTTCGCACCCTGGATCGCGCCCTTCGATCCAATCGCCCAGAACACTGATATTCGCCTGCTGGCGCCCCATCTGGCCCACCCGTTCGGCACCGACAATTTCGGCCGCGACGTCTTGTCTCGAGTGATCTGGTCGGCCCGCATCGACTTGCAGTTGGCAGTGATCGGGGTGATTTTTCCGTTTCTGATCGGCACTTGTGTCGGCGCCTTGTCCGGCTACATCGGCGGGCGTTTCGACACGTTCTGCATGCGCCTGATCGATATCATCCTGGCTTTCCCGTTCCTGGTGTTGATGCTGGCGATCATGGCAATCCTCGGCCCCGGCCTGATGAGTTTCTATATCGCCATGGCACTGGTGGGTTGGGTGTCCTATGCACGCTTGATCCGCTCGCAGGTCCTGATACTCAAGGAAAGCGATTTTGCCTTGGCCGCCAAAAGCCTCGGCTTCGGTCATGGGCGCATTCTGTTTCGGCACCTGTTGCCGAACGCGATGTTCGGCTCGATTGTGTTTTCCATGTCCGATGCGGTGCTGGTATTGCTCAACGGCGCGGCAGTCAGTTACCTCGGCCTCGGGGTGCAACCGCCGACCGCCGAGTGGGGCACGATGGTCGCCGAAGGCCAGAGTTTCATTACCTCCGCCTGGTGGATCTGCACCTTTCCGGGATTGGCGATCGTCACCCTGGCCATGGGCTTCAGCCTGCTGGCCGACGCTGTTGCCGAACACTTGGGTGAACGCTCATGA
- a CDS encoding molecular chaperone, translating into MVLLGGVKVQAASSVLIWPIDPVLEADQQASALWLENRGNETANLQIRVFAWSQSGFSDQYQNQRDVIGSPPVAKIEPGHKQLVRLTRTRDIPPGQELAYRIIIDEIPAARPVTAEDGKTAAAIRFQMRYSVPLFAYGAGLWSKEDMTRKRDPKGAGVPDLSWRKVAVDGRSYLEVRNQGAVHARLTDVAFKQGGQTRPLVEGLLGYVLPGAIMRWPTPEPISADQALQVRVNGAPQVQSIAPGR; encoded by the coding sequence ATGGTATTGCTGGGCGGGGTCAAGGTGCAGGCGGCCAGTTCGGTGCTGATCTGGCCGATTGATCCGGTGCTGGAGGCCGATCAACAGGCGAGTGCGCTGTGGCTGGAAAATCGCGGCAACGAGACGGCGAATCTGCAGATCCGGGTGTTTGCCTGGAGCCAGAGTGGTTTCAGCGATCAGTATCAGAACCAGCGTGATGTCATTGGCAGCCCGCCGGTAGCGAAGATCGAACCCGGGCACAAGCAACTCGTGCGCCTGACCCGTACTCGCGATATACCACCGGGGCAGGAGTTGGCCTATCGCATCATTATCGATGAAATCCCGGCGGCCCGACCCGTGACGGCCGAGGATGGCAAAACCGCTGCTGCCATCCGGTTTCAAATGCGCTATTCGGTGCCGCTGTTCGCCTATGGCGCCGGTCTGTGGAGCAAGGAAGACATGACCCGTAAACGCGACCCCAAGGGCGCCGGTGTGCCTGATCTGAGCTGGCGCAAAGTGGCGGTCGATGGCCGTTCCTACTTGGAGGTGCGCAATCAGGGCGCGGTGCATGCCCGGCTGACCGATGTCGCGTTCAAGCAGGGCGGTCAGACGCGGCCGCTGGTTGAGGGACTGCTCGGTTATGTACTGCCGGGGGCGATCATGCGGTGGCCGACACCGGAACCGATCAGTGCGGATCAGGCCTTGCAAGTACGGGTCAATGGTGCGCCGCAGGTTCAGAGTATTGCGCCGGGGCGGTGA